In a single window of the Streptomyces sp. HUAS ZL42 genome:
- a CDS encoding histidinol-phosphate transaminase: protein MSFGIDDLPVRDELRGKSPYGAPQLDVPVRLNTNENPYPLPEPLVERIAERVREAARNLNRYPDRDAVELRTQLAKYLTDTSGYAVGLANVWAANGSNEVIQQLLQTFGGPGRTAIGFEPSYSMHGLIARGTGTGWISGPRNDDFTIDLAAAEKAIAANRPDVVFITTPNNPTGTAVPPETVRALYEAAQTAKPSMVIVDEAYIEFSHGDSLLPLLEGRPNLVVSRTMSKAFGAAGLRLGYLAAHPAVVDAVQLVRLPYHLSAVTQATALAALEHTDTLLKYVEQLKAERDRLVTELLAIGYEVTASDANFVQFGRFDDAHTVWQQILDRGVLVRDNGVPGWLRVTAGTPEENDAFLDAVRELKKESS from the coding sequence GTGAGCTTCGGAATCGACGATCTTCCCGTACGGGACGAGCTGCGCGGCAAGTCCCCTTACGGCGCGCCCCAACTGGACGTCCCCGTACGGCTGAACACGAACGAGAACCCGTATCCGCTGCCCGAACCGCTGGTCGAGCGGATCGCCGAGCGGGTGCGCGAGGCGGCCCGGAACCTCAACCGCTACCCGGACCGTGACGCGGTGGAGCTGCGCACACAGCTCGCCAAGTACCTGACGGACACGTCCGGTTACGCGGTCGGCCTGGCCAATGTGTGGGCCGCCAACGGCTCCAACGAGGTCATCCAGCAGCTGCTGCAGACCTTCGGCGGACCGGGCCGTACGGCGATCGGCTTCGAGCCGTCGTACTCGATGCACGGGCTCATCGCGCGCGGCACCGGGACGGGCTGGATCTCCGGCCCGCGCAACGACGACTTCACCATCGACCTCGCCGCCGCCGAGAAGGCCATCGCGGCCAACCGGCCCGACGTCGTCTTCATCACGACCCCCAACAACCCCACGGGCACCGCGGTCCCGCCGGAGACGGTGCGCGCGCTGTACGAGGCCGCACAGACGGCCAAGCCCTCGATGGTGATCGTGGACGAGGCGTACATCGAGTTCAGCCACGGCGACTCGCTGCTGCCGCTGCTCGAAGGTCGGCCGAATCTGGTCGTCTCGCGGACCATGTCCAAGGCCTTCGGCGCGGCGGGGCTGCGCCTCGGCTATCTCGCCGCGCACCCGGCGGTCGTGGACGCCGTCCAGCTCGTACGGCTGCCGTACCACCTGTCCGCCGTCACGCAGGCGACCGCCCTGGCCGCGCTGGAGCACACCGACACACTGCTGAAGTACGTCGAGCAACTGAAGGCGGAGCGGGACCGGCTGGTCACCGAGCTGCTGGCGATCGGCTACGAGGTCACGGCCTCCGACGCCAACTTCGTGCAGTTCGGACGGTTCGACGACGCGCACACGGTGTGGCAGCAGATCCTCGACCGGGGTGTCCTGGTCCGGGACAACGGCGTGCCCGGCTGGCTGCGGGTCACCGCCGGAACCCCCGAAGAGAACGACGCGTTCCTCGACGCGGTCCGTGAGTTGAAGAAGGAGAGTTCATGA
- the hisF gene encoding imidazole glycerol phosphate synthase subunit HisF: protein MTLAVRVIPCLDVDNGRVVKGVNFQNLRDAGDPVEMAKVYDAEGADELTFLDITASSGNRETTYDVVRRTAEQVFIPLTVGGGVRTPEDVDKLLRAGADKVGVNTAAIARPELIKEIAERFGSQVLVLSVDARRTPSGSFEVTTHGGRKGTGIDAIEWAHRAAELGAGEILLNSMDADGTKDGYDLEMIAAVRKHVTVPLIASGGAGKLADFPPAVAAGADAVLAASVFHFGDLRIGEVKQALREAGHPVR from the coding sequence ATGACCTTGGCCGTACGAGTGATCCCCTGCCTGGACGTGGACAACGGCCGGGTCGTCAAGGGCGTCAACTTCCAGAACCTGCGCGACGCGGGCGACCCCGTCGAGATGGCCAAGGTGTACGACGCCGAGGGCGCCGACGAGCTGACGTTCCTGGACATCACCGCCTCGTCGGGCAACCGCGAGACGACGTACGACGTCGTGCGCCGCACGGCCGAGCAGGTGTTCATCCCGCTCACGGTCGGCGGCGGGGTGCGCACGCCCGAGGACGTGGACAAGCTGCTGCGGGCGGGCGCCGACAAGGTGGGCGTCAACACGGCGGCGATCGCCCGACCGGAGCTGATCAAGGAGATCGCCGAGCGCTTCGGCAGCCAGGTCCTGGTGCTGTCCGTGGACGCGCGGCGCACCCCGTCCGGCAGCTTCGAGGTCACGACCCACGGCGGCCGCAAGGGCACCGGCATCGACGCGATCGAGTGGGCCCACCGCGCCGCCGAGCTGGGCGCGGGCGAGATCCTGCTCAACTCGATGGACGCGGACGGCACGAAGGACGGCTACGACCTCGAGATGATCGCCGCGGTCCGTAAGCACGTGACCGTCCCGTTGATCGCGTCGGGCGGCGCCGGCAAACTCGCCGACTTCCCGCCGGCCGTCGCAGCGGGCGCGGACGCGGTCCTCGCCGCCTCCGTCTTCCACTTCGGCGACCTGCGAATCGGCGAGGTGAAGCAGGCGCTGCGCGAGGCGGGCCACCCCGTCAGGTGA
- a CDS encoding TIGR03085 family metal-binding protein — translation MSTFAKRERLLLADLLETAGPDAPTLCEGWQTRDLAAHVVVRERRPDASAGILIKQLAPRLEKVMEEFTDKPYEELIQLIRTGPPRFSPFQLKQIDEASNTIEFYVHTEDVRRAQPDWTPRELDPVFQDALWSRLERTARLMGRGTPTGLVLRRPNGQTAVAHRGTPVVTVTGEPSELLLFSYGRQSAAKVDLEGDDDAITKLHETKQLGI, via the coding sequence ATGTCGACCTTTGCCAAGCGTGAACGGCTCCTGCTCGCCGACCTCTTGGAAACCGCCGGTCCCGACGCACCCACCCTGTGCGAGGGCTGGCAGACCCGTGACCTGGCCGCGCACGTCGTGGTGCGCGAGCGCCGCCCCGACGCCTCCGCGGGCATCCTGATCAAGCAGCTGGCGCCTCGCCTGGAGAAGGTGATGGAGGAGTTCACGGACAAGCCGTACGAGGAGCTGATCCAGCTGATCCGTACCGGCCCGCCGCGCTTCTCACCGTTCCAGCTCAAGCAGATCGACGAGGCGTCGAACACGATCGAGTTCTACGTCCACACCGAGGACGTCCGCCGTGCCCAGCCCGACTGGACGCCGCGCGAGCTGGACCCGGTCTTCCAGGACGCCCTGTGGTCCCGGTTGGAGCGCACCGCCCGCCTGATGGGCCGCGGCACCCCGACCGGTCTGGTCCTGCGCCGCCCGAACGGCCAGACCGCGGTCGCCCACCGCGGCACCCCGGTCGTGACGGTGACCGGCGAACCGTCGGAGCTGCTGCTGTTCTCGTACGGCCGGCAGAGCGCCGCGAAGGTGGACCTGGAGGGCGACGACGACGCGATCACCAAGCTGCACGAGACCAAGCAGCTGGGTATCTAG
- a CDS encoding HGxxPAAW family protein: MAGSSHGHTPAAWTGVTIAFIGFCVAGAFMVMAEPLGFWAGMVIIVLGGVVGLIMKSMGLGQPKDIHAVRPAHTRTAVTPEPVRAES, encoded by the coding sequence ATGGCGGGCAGCAGCCACGGACACACCCCGGCCGCCTGGACCGGTGTCACCATCGCCTTCATCGGTTTCTGCGTCGCGGGCGCGTTCATGGTGATGGCCGAGCCGCTGGGCTTCTGGGCCGGCATGGTGATCATCGTCCTCGGCGGTGTCGTCGGCCTCATCATGAAGAGCATGGGCCTGGGCCAGCCGAAGGACATCCACGCGGTGCGCCCGGCCCACACCCGGACCGCGGTGACGCCCGAGCCGGTGCGTGCCGAGAGCTGA
- the hisH gene encoding imidazole glycerol phosphate synthase subunit HisH, translating to MELTISKKVVVFDYGFGNVRSAERALARVGADVEITRDFDKAMNADGLLVPGVGAFAACMKGLKEARGDWIVDRRLSGGRPVMGICVGMQILFARGIEHGVETEGLEEWPGTVGPLQADIVPHMGWNTVDAPADSELFAGLDADARFYFVHSYAVHEWTLETHNAAMRAPKVTWSTHGKPFVAAVENAALWATQFHPEKSGDAGAQLLNNWIGTL from the coding sequence GTGGAATTGACCATCTCCAAGAAGGTCGTCGTCTTCGACTACGGCTTCGGCAACGTCCGCTCCGCCGAGCGTGCCCTCGCGCGCGTGGGAGCCGACGTCGAGATAACGCGTGACTTCGACAAGGCCATGAACGCCGACGGCCTGCTGGTGCCGGGCGTCGGTGCCTTCGCCGCCTGCATGAAGGGCCTCAAGGAGGCACGCGGCGACTGGATCGTCGACCGCCGGCTGTCCGGCGGGCGCCCCGTCATGGGCATCTGCGTCGGCATGCAGATCCTGTTCGCCCGCGGAATCGAGCACGGCGTCGAGACCGAGGGCCTCGAGGAGTGGCCCGGCACGGTCGGGCCACTGCAGGCCGACATCGTGCCCCACATGGGCTGGAACACCGTGGACGCGCCGGCCGACTCCGAGCTGTTCGCGGGCCTGGACGCGGACGCGCGCTTCTACTTCGTGCACTCCTACGCCGTCCACGAGTGGACTTTGGAGACGCACAACGCGGCGATGCGGGCGCCGAAGGTGACCTGGTCGACGCACGGCAAGCCCTTCGTGGCGGCCGTCGAGAACGCCGCTCTGTGGGCGACGCAGTTCCACCCCGAGAAGTCCGGCGACGCCGGAGCGCAGCTGCTGAACAACTGGATCGGAACCCTCTGA
- a CDS encoding TIGR02234 family membrane protein, with product MGYVTAAPRPRSEAAAPVRSGRRSLALALLCGALGAAVVLLATRQRWAEGTATVAGGSFPLTAKGSDVTGVPAALAIVGLAALVAVFAVRRAGRLLVAGLLALSGAGTVAAALLGVSDTSALDEKAAQASGDTSSTVAAFTHTAWPYVAAAGGLLILLAGLLALRYGRRWPAMSGRYERGGTPRPRRTAPSVDPDRPEDIWKALDRGEDPTGVDPA from the coding sequence GTGGGGTACGTGACTGCTGCACCTCGCCCTCGTTCCGAAGCCGCCGCCCCCGTCCGGTCCGGCCGCCGGAGTCTCGCCCTCGCCCTGCTGTGCGGAGCACTCGGCGCGGCCGTGGTGCTGCTGGCGACCCGGCAACGCTGGGCGGAGGGCACCGCCACGGTGGCCGGCGGCTCCTTCCCCCTGACCGCCAAGGGCAGCGACGTCACCGGCGTGCCCGCGGCGCTCGCCATAGTGGGCCTCGCCGCGCTGGTCGCCGTCTTCGCCGTCCGCAGGGCCGGTCGCCTGCTGGTCGCCGGGCTGCTCGCCCTCTCCGGCGCCGGCACGGTCGCCGCCGCCCTGCTGGGCGTCTCCGACACCTCCGCGCTCGACGAGAAGGCCGCCCAGGCCTCCGGCGACACCTCCTCCACCGTGGCCGCCTTCACCCACACCGCCTGGCCCTACGTCGCGGCGGCCGGCGGCCTCCTGATCCTCCTGGCGGGCCTGCTGGCCCTGCGCTACGGCCGCCGGTGGCCCGCCATGTCCGGCCGCTACGAGCGCGGCGGCACCCCCCGCCCGCGCCGCACGGCCCCGTCCGTCGACCCCGACCGGCCCGAGGACATCTGGAAGGCCCTCGACCGGGGCGAGGACCCCACAGGCGTGGATCCCGCCTGA
- a CDS encoding RidA family protein has translation MSDVRRVTTGAPWEETFGYSRAVELPNGLVLVSGCTSIVDGEIAGGGPHEQAVNAFNVAFSALEQLGLGRDDVVRTRMYITHARDVDEVGRAHKELFDSVRPAASMIIVSGFVDPSLVVEVEVEAYRPGGEHGVSA, from the coding sequence GTGAGCGATGTACGACGCGTCACGACCGGCGCGCCCTGGGAGGAGACCTTCGGCTACTCGCGCGCGGTCGAGTTGCCGAACGGCCTGGTGCTGGTCTCCGGCTGCACGTCGATAGTGGACGGCGAGATCGCCGGAGGCGGTCCTCACGAGCAGGCCGTCAACGCCTTCAATGTCGCGTTCTCGGCACTTGAGCAGCTGGGTCTCGGCCGCGACGACGTCGTGCGGACGCGCATGTACATCACCCATGCCCGGGACGTGGACGAGGTCGGACGCGCGCACAAGGAGCTGTTCGACTCCGTCCGGCCCGCCGCATCCATGATCATCGTCTCCGGCTTCGTGGACCCCAGTCTGGTCGTCGAGGTCGAGGTGGAGGCGTACCGCCCCGGCGGAGAACACGGAGTTTCCGCATGA
- the hisI gene encoding phosphoribosyl-AMP cyclohydrolase, producing MTSTPSSSSLDPEIAARLKRSADGLLPAIAQQYDTGEVLMLGWMDDEALHRTLTTGRCTYWSRSRREYWVKGDTSGHVQWVKSVALDCDADTVLVKVDQVGAACHTGARTCFDADVLLKEAAGADSGVPASDQ from the coding sequence ATGACCAGCACGCCCTCATCCAGCAGCCTCGACCCGGAGATCGCCGCGCGCCTCAAGCGCAGCGCCGACGGGCTCCTCCCCGCGATCGCCCAGCAGTACGACACCGGAGAGGTGCTGATGCTGGGCTGGATGGACGACGAGGCGCTGCACCGCACGCTGACCACGGGCCGCTGCACGTACTGGTCGCGCAGCCGCCGGGAGTACTGGGTGAAGGGCGACACCTCCGGCCACGTCCAGTGGGTCAAGTCCGTCGCCCTCGACTGCGACGCCGACACCGTGCTGGTCAAGGTCGACCAGGTCGGCGCCGCCTGCCACACGGGCGCGCGCACCTGCTTCGACGCCGACGTGCTCCTCAAGGAAGCCGCGGGCGCCGATTCCGGCGTACCGGCTTCGGATCAGTAA
- a CDS encoding anthranilate synthase component I, translating into MDLETFRKLATDRRVIPVTRKLLADGDTPVALYRKLAAERPGTFLLESAENGRSWSRYSFVGVRSAATLTEKNGQAHWLGAPPVGVPVDGDPLAALRATIEALHTPHEDGMPPFTGGMVGYLGYDIVRRLEKIGPGERDDLGLPELTMLLTSDLAVMDHWEGSVLLIANAINHNDLDTGVDEAYADAVARLDAMEADLSRAVAQPPAVLPPSELPEYTALWGGPDFQEAVEDIKERIRAGEAFQVVPSQRFETPCTASALDVYRVLRATNPSPYMYLLRFDGFDVVGSSPEALVKVEDGQAMVHPIAGTRHRGATPQEDQSLADELLADPKERAEHLMLVDLGRNDLGRVCEPGSVEVVDFMSIERYSHVMHIVSTVTGRIAEGRTAFDVLTACFPAGTLSGAPKPRAMQIIDELEPSRRGLYGGCVGYLDFAGDSDTAIAIRTALLRDGTAYVQAGAGIVADSDPVAEDQECRNKAAAVLRAVHTANRLSETGR; encoded by the coding sequence ATGGACCTCGAGACGTTCCGCAAGCTGGCCACCGACCGTCGCGTCATTCCGGTCACCCGCAAGCTCCTCGCCGACGGCGACACCCCGGTCGCGCTCTACCGCAAGCTCGCCGCCGAGCGCCCCGGCACGTTCCTGCTGGAGTCCGCGGAGAACGGCCGCTCCTGGTCCCGCTACTCCTTCGTGGGCGTGCGCTCGGCCGCCACCCTCACGGAAAAGAACGGCCAGGCCCACTGGCTCGGCGCCCCGCCCGTAGGCGTCCCGGTCGACGGCGACCCACTCGCCGCCCTGCGCGCCACCATCGAGGCCCTGCACACCCCCCACGAGGACGGCATGCCGCCCTTCACCGGCGGCATGGTCGGCTACCTCGGCTACGACATCGTGCGCCGCCTGGAGAAGATCGGCCCCGGCGAACGCGACGACCTCGGGCTGCCCGAGCTGACCATGCTCCTCACCAGCGACCTCGCTGTCATGGACCACTGGGAGGGCTCGGTCCTGCTGATCGCCAACGCGATCAACCACAACGATCTCGACACGGGTGTGGACGAGGCGTACGCGGACGCTGTCGCCCGTCTCGACGCCATGGAGGCGGACCTCTCGCGCGCGGTCGCCCAGCCGCCCGCCGTGCTTCCGCCCTCCGAACTCCCCGAGTACACGGCGCTCTGGGGCGGCCCCGACTTCCAGGAGGCCGTCGAGGACATCAAGGAGCGCATCCGGGCGGGCGAGGCCTTCCAGGTCGTACCCTCGCAGCGCTTCGAAACTCCGTGCACGGCAAGCGCGCTGGACGTGTACAGGGTGCTGCGCGCGACCAACCCGTCGCCGTACATGTACCTGCTCCGCTTCGACGGGTTCGACGTCGTCGGCTCGTCCCCGGAGGCCCTCGTCAAGGTCGAGGACGGGCAGGCCATGGTCCACCCCATCGCCGGTACCCGGCACCGCGGCGCCACCCCGCAGGAGGACCAGTCCCTGGCCGACGAACTGCTGGCCGACCCCAAGGAGCGCGCCGAGCACCTCATGCTGGTCGACCTCGGCCGCAACGACCTGGGGCGGGTCTGCGAGCCGGGCTCGGTCGAAGTCGTCGACTTCATGTCCATCGAGCGGTACTCGCACGTGATGCACATCGTTTCGACGGTGACGGGGCGGATCGCCGAGGGCCGTACGGCCTTCGACGTCCTGACGGCCTGTTTCCCGGCCGGCACCCTCTCCGGCGCGCCCAAGCCCCGCGCGATGCAGATCATCGACGAACTCGAGCCGTCCCGGCGCGGGTTGTACGGCGGCTGCGTCGGCTACCTCGACTTCGCGGGCGACTCCGACACCGCCATCGCCATCCGCACGGCCCTGCTGCGCGACGGCACCGCCTACGTCCAGGCGGGCGCGGGCATCGTCGCCGACTCCGACCCGGTCGCCGAGGACCAGGAGTGCCGCAACAAGGCGGCGGCGGTACTGCGGGCGGTGCACACGGCCAACCGGCTGAGCGAGACCGGCAGGTAG
- the hisD gene encoding histidinol dehydrogenase, with translation MISRIDLRGDALPEGPALRDLLPRADFDVQAALEKVRPICEAVHHRGDAALIDFAEKFDGVKLDRVRVPAEALTRALEELDPAVRAALEETIRRARLVHREQRRTNHTTQVVPGGSVTEKWVPVERVGLYAPGGRSVYPSSVVMNVVPAQEAGVESIALASPAQAEFDGLPHPTILAACALLGVDEVYAAGGATAVAMFAHGTESCAPANMVTGPGNIWVAAAKRYFTGKIGIDAEAGPTEIAILADSTADPVHVASDLISQAEHDPLAAAVLVTDSVELAEAVEKELEPQVAATKHIDDRIVPALKGRQSAIVLVDGVDEGLRVVDAYGAEHLEIHTADATAVADRVRNAGAIFIGPWAPVSLGDYAAGSNHVLPTGGCACHSSGLSVQSFLRGIHIVDYTQDALAEVAHHVVTLAEAEDLPAHGAAIKARFGWKVPESK, from the coding sequence GTGATCTCTCGAATCGATCTGCGCGGCGACGCCCTTCCCGAGGGCCCCGCCCTGCGCGACCTGCTGCCCCGAGCCGACTTCGACGTTCAGGCCGCCCTCGAGAAGGTGCGTCCGATCTGCGAAGCCGTGCATCATCGGGGCGACGCGGCGCTGATCGACTTCGCCGAGAAGTTCGACGGGGTCAAGCTGGACCGGGTGCGGGTGCCCGCCGAGGCCCTGACCCGTGCCCTCGAGGAACTCGACCCGGCGGTCCGCGCGGCCCTGGAGGAGACCATCCGCCGCGCCCGTCTCGTCCACCGCGAGCAGCGCCGTACGAACCACACCACGCAGGTCGTGCCCGGCGGCTCGGTCACCGAGAAGTGGGTGCCGGTCGAGCGAGTCGGTCTGTACGCCCCCGGCGGCCGGTCCGTCTACCCGTCCTCCGTGGTCATGAACGTCGTGCCCGCCCAGGAGGCCGGCGTCGAGTCGATCGCGCTCGCCTCCCCGGCGCAGGCCGAGTTCGACGGTCTGCCGCACCCGACGATCCTCGCCGCGTGCGCGCTGCTCGGCGTCGACGAGGTGTACGCGGCCGGTGGCGCCACGGCGGTCGCGATGTTCGCCCACGGCACCGAGTCCTGCGCGCCCGCCAACATGGTGACCGGCCCGGGCAACATCTGGGTCGCCGCCGCCAAGCGCTACTTCACCGGCAAGATCGGCATCGACGCCGAGGCGGGCCCCACCGAGATCGCGATCCTCGCGGACTCCACGGCCGACCCGGTGCACGTCGCCTCCGACCTGATCAGCCAGGCCGAGCACGACCCGCTCGCGGCCGCCGTCCTCGTCACCGACTCCGTCGAGCTCGCCGAGGCGGTGGAGAAGGAGCTGGAGCCGCAGGTCGCGGCCACCAAGCACATCGACGACCGGATCGTCCCCGCTCTCAAGGGCAGGCAGTCCGCGATCGTCCTCGTCGACGGCGTCGACGAGGGGCTGAGGGTCGTCGACGCGTACGGTGCCGAGCACCTGGAGATCCACACGGCCGACGCGACCGCCGTCGCCGACCGGGTGAGGAACGCCGGAGCGATCTTCATCGGCCCCTGGGCCCCCGTCTCGCTTGGCGACTACGCGGCCGGGTCCAACCACGTCCTGCCCACCGGCGGCTGCGCCTGTCACTCCTCGGGCCTGTCCGTCCAGTCCTTCCTGCGCGGCATCCACATCGTCGACTACACGCAGGACGCGCTGGCCGAGGTCGCGCACCACGTGGTGACGCTGGCGGAGGCGGAGGACCTGCCCGCGCACGGCGCGGCGATCAAGGCAAGGTTCGGTTGGAAGGTGCCTGAGAGCAAGTGA
- the trpC gene encoding indole-3-glycerol phosphate synthase TrpC, whose protein sequence is MSVLDEIIDGVRADLAERQARVSLDELKERAAKAPAAKDGVAALRGDGVKVICEVKRSSPSKGALAAIADPAGLAADYEAGGAAVISVLTEQRRFGGSLADLEAVRARVDIPVLRKDFIVTAYQLWEARAYGADLALLIVAALDQPALESLIERAVSIGLTPLVEVHDEDEVERAVDAGAKVIGVNARNLKTLEVDRSTFERVAPEIPDGIVKIAESGVRGPHDLIAYANAGADAVLVGESLVTGKDPKAAVSDLVAAGEHPALRHGRG, encoded by the coding sequence GTGAGTGTGCTCGACGAGATCATCGACGGCGTCCGTGCCGACCTCGCGGAGCGGCAGGCACGCGTCAGCCTCGACGAGCTCAAGGAGCGCGCGGCGAAGGCTCCCGCTGCCAAGGACGGGGTCGCCGCGCTACGCGGAGACGGCGTCAAGGTCATCTGCGAGGTCAAGCGCTCCAGCCCGTCCAAGGGCGCGCTGGCCGCGATCGCCGACCCGGCGGGCCTGGCCGCGGACTACGAGGCGGGCGGCGCGGCCGTCATCTCCGTCCTCACCGAGCAGCGCCGCTTCGGCGGTTCGCTCGCCGACCTGGAGGCGGTCCGCGCGCGCGTGGACATCCCGGTGCTGCGCAAGGACTTCATCGTCACGGCGTACCAGCTGTGGGAGGCGCGGGCGTACGGCGCCGATCTGGCGCTGCTGATCGTGGCGGCGCTGGACCAGCCGGCGCTGGAGTCGCTGATCGAGCGTGCGGTGTCCATCGGTCTCACCCCGCTCGTCGAGGTCCACGACGAGGACGAGGTCGAGCGTGCGGTGGACGCGGGCGCGAAGGTGATCGGCGTCAACGCGCGGAACCTGAAGACCCTGGAGGTGGACCGCTCGACGTTCGAGCGGGTCGCCCCCGAGATCCCCGACGGCATCGTCAAGATCGCCGAGTCCGGCGTCCGCGGCCCGCACGACCTCATCGCGTACGCCAACGCCGGCGCCGACGCGGTCCTGGTGGGCGAGTCCCTGGTGACGGGGAAGGATCCCAAGGCCGCGGTCTCCGACCTGGTCGCGGCGGGCGAACACCCCGCACTGCGGCACGGCCGGGGCTGA
- the hisB gene encoding imidazoleglycerol-phosphate dehydratase HisB: MSRVGRVERVTKETSVLVEIDLDGSGKVDVSTGVGFYDHMLDQLGRHGLFDLTVKTEGDLHIDSHHTIEDTALALGAAFKQALGDKVGIYRFGNCTVPLDESLAQVTVDLSGRPYLVHTEPENMAPMIGEYDTTMTRHILESFVAQAQIALHVHVPYGRNAHHIVECQFKALARALRYASERDPRAAGILPSTKGAL; encoded by the coding sequence ATGAGCCGCGTGGGACGCGTGGAGCGGGTGACCAAGGAGACCTCGGTCCTCGTCGAGATCGATCTCGACGGGTCCGGCAAGGTCGACGTGTCGACAGGCGTCGGCTTCTACGACCACATGCTCGACCAGCTCGGCCGGCACGGTCTGTTCGACCTGACCGTGAAGACCGAGGGCGACCTGCACATCGATTCGCACCACACCATCGAGGACACCGCCCTCGCGCTCGGCGCCGCCTTCAAGCAGGCGCTCGGCGACAAGGTGGGGATCTATCGATTCGGCAACTGCACGGTCCCGCTGGACGAGTCCCTCGCCCAGGTGACCGTCGACCTGTCCGGCCGTCCGTACCTCGTGCACACCGAGCCCGAGAACATGGCGCCGATGATCGGCGAGTACGACACCACGATGACCCGGCACATCCTGGAGTCCTTCGTGGCCCAGGCGCAGATAGCGCTGCACGTGCACGTGCCGTACGGCCGCAACGCGCACCACATCGTGGAGTGCCAGTTCAAGGCGCTCGCGCGGGCGCTGCGGTACGCGTCCGAGCGCGACCCGCGCGCCGCGGGCATCCTTCCCTCCACGAAGGGCGCGCTGTAG
- a CDS encoding DUF2752 domain-containing protein — protein sequence MRGVNPDSQAVPAADGTLLKRLAVPAGVLAAVVGAFAYVGTVDPNQPGHYPVCPLLRLTGIYCPGCGGLRSAHAFVHGDFLTALHDNAAAVIAYVGFAVVWTVWVVGAVRGRPTRMQPGPAQLWTLGAFLLVFTVVRNLPFGGWLHP from the coding sequence ATGCGAGGCGTGAACCCCGACAGCCAAGCGGTACCCGCTGCCGACGGGACCCTGCTGAAGCGGCTGGCCGTCCCCGCCGGAGTGCTCGCGGCCGTCGTGGGGGCCTTCGCATACGTCGGGACCGTGGACCCCAATCAGCCGGGCCACTACCCCGTCTGCCCTCTCCTGCGCCTGACCGGCATCTACTGCCCCGGCTGCGGCGGCCTGCGCAGCGCCCACGCCTTCGTTCACGGGGACTTCCTCACGGCGCTCCACGACAACGCGGCGGCCGTGATCGCCTATGTGGGCTTCGCCGTGGTGTGGACCGTCTGGGTGGTTGGTGCCGTGCGCGGGCGTCCGACGCGGATGCAACCGGGCCCGGCGCAGCTGTGGACGCTGGGGGCCTTCCTGCTGGTCTTCACCGTTGTCCGGAACCTGCCGTTCGGTGGCTGGCTGCATCCTTGA
- the priA gene encoding bifunctional 1-(5-phosphoribosyl)-5-((5-phosphoribosylamino)methylideneamino)imidazole-4-carboxamide isomerase/phosphoribosylanthranilate isomerase PriA, which translates to MASKLELLPAVDVRDGQAVRLVHGESGTETSYGSPLEAALAWQRAGAEWLHLVDLDAAFGTGDNRALIAEVAKAMDIKVELSGGIRDDDTLAAALATGCTRVNLGTAALETPEWVAKVIAEHGDRIAVGLDVRGTTLRGRGWTRDGGDLYETLERLNKEGCARYVVTDIAKDGTLQGPNLELLRNVCAATDRPVVASGGVSSLDDLRAIAELVPLGVEGAIVGKALYAKAFTLEEALEAVAQ; encoded by the coding sequence ATGGCTTCGAAGCTCGAACTCCTCCCCGCCGTCGACGTCCGCGACGGCCAGGCCGTCCGCCTGGTGCACGGCGAGTCCGGTACGGAGACGTCGTACGGCTCTCCCCTGGAGGCCGCCCTCGCCTGGCAGCGGGCGGGCGCCGAGTGGCTGCACCTGGTCGACCTGGACGCGGCGTTCGGCACCGGCGACAACCGGGCGCTGATCGCCGAGGTCGCCAAGGCCATGGACATCAAGGTGGAGCTGTCCGGCGGCATCCGGGACGACGACACGCTGGCCGCCGCCCTGGCCACCGGCTGCACCCGGGTGAACCTGGGTACGGCGGCTCTGGAGACCCCCGAGTGGGTCGCCAAGGTCATCGCCGAGCACGGTGACAGGATCGCCGTCGGTCTCGACGTACGCGGCACGACCCTGCGCGGCCGCGGCTGGACCCGCGACGGCGGCGACCTCTACGAGACGCTGGAGCGCCTCAACAAGGAGGGCTGCGCCCGGTACGTGGTGACCGACATCGCCAAGGACGGCACGTTGCAGGGCCCCAACCTGGAGCTGCTGCGCAACGTGTGCGCGGCGACCGATCGCCCGGTGGTGGCCTCCGGCGGCGTGTCCTCGCTGGACGACCTGCGGGCCATCGCCGAGCTGGTACCCCTCGGTGTCGAGGGCGCCATCGTCGGGAAGGCCCTGTACGCGAAGGCGTTCACCCTGGAAGAGGCCTTGGAGGCGGTAGCCCAGTGA